In a single window of the Necator americanus strain Aroian chromosome X, whole genome shotgun sequence genome:
- a CDS encoding hypothetical protein (NECATOR_CHRX.G23970.T1) produces the protein MTSYLQKERISDQWKTSRTVLIHKKSEGVQLLGPHPDRVEGHRGLAGIPAVSALVDQGVDASYVRTLASCYDRWTTRIQLFHRLSNILIGKGIRQGITISPKLLTAALQWLMKSLSWEERGIRVDGRFLSNLRFADDIVLFSRCTNEAETILKELNEAGRRIGLQINRRKTLFMKNASCEDGEAQFEASEIVETSSYVYLGRSMDMENDLKEELNRRMRAAWIAFAAVREATGQLKDRDLRAHLFDSTVFSALCCAAETWVDIAATSRKLLTTYSAPE, from the exons atgacatcctacctccagaaagaaaggatctcagaccagtggaagacctcgcgaaccgttcttatccataagaaaagtGAAG gggttcagctgcttgggcCGCacccagaccgtgtcgagggtcatagaggtttggcGGGAATACCGGCtgtgtcagcgctggtcgaccaaggtgtggacgcgtcctATGTGAGGACACTAGCCagttgctacgatcgatggaccactaggatacagcttttccaccgcctcTCCAACATACTCATTGGAAAGGGGATACGACAAGGTattactatatcgccgaagctgctcacggctgcattgcaatggttaatgaaatcactttcctgggaagaaaggggcatacgtgttgatggaagatttctctcgaaccttcgtttcgcggacgacattgttctcttttcgaggtgtaccaatgaagcagagacGATCCTCaaggaattgaacgaagcaggaaGAAGAATAGGATTGCAAATAAACAGAAGGAAGACacttttcatgaagaatgcCTCCTGTGAGGATGGAGAAGCACAATTTGAAGCTTCcgaaatcgtggaaacttcctcatacgtatacctcggacgttctatggacatggaaaacgacttgaaggaagaactgaatagaagaatgagagcagcatggatagcattcgcagccgtcagggaagctacgggcCAACTGAAGGACcgagatcttcgtgcccatctgttcgactcgacagttttTTCAGCGCTCTGTtgcgcagcggagacgtgggtaGACATCGCTGCCACGTCCAGGAAGCTTCTTACTACCTACAGCGCCCCTGAGTGA
- a CDS encoding hypothetical protein (NECATOR_CHRX.G23969.T1) — translation MKNASCEDGEAQFEASEIVETSSYVYLGRSMDMENDLKEELNRRMRAAWIAFAAVREATGQLKDRDLRAHLFDSTVFSALCCAAETWVDIAATSRKLLTTYSAPE, via the coding sequence atgaagaatgcCTCCTGTGAGGATGGAGAAGCACAATTTGAAGCTTCcgaaatcgtggaaacttcctcatacgtatacctcggacgttctatggacatggaaaacgacttgaaggaagaactgaatagaagaatgagagcagcatggatagcattcgcagccgtcagggaagctacgggcCAACTGAAGGACcgagatcttcgtgcccatctgttcgactcgacagttttTTCAGCGCTCTGTtgcgcagcggagacgtgggtaGACATCGCTGCCACGTCCAGGAAGCTTCTTACTACCTACAGCGCCCCTGAGTGA
- a CDS encoding hypothetical protein (NECATOR_CHRX.G23971.T1), translating to MQAFSSEGGKKSHTMIAYSTTPCPKGHIEEDPNVDYEMLLRGLRACAERASKPLTTNLDRISKTTKELLERRRALRLDLNASYIERLVVYTGCRKALQEDLLKYRQKKILEAAQRTTSLKKCHRDLRKYNILLTALLSEDGTPLRGGSTRTFSFHQLLCQARSFPLMKLHHRISLRKYESLSRA from the coding sequence ATGCAGGCTTTCAGCAGCGAAGGAGGAAAGAAGTCGCATACAATGATTGCATACTCGAccactccttgtcccaaggggcacatcgaggaggacccaaacgtggactacgagatgctgctcagaggattacgagcttgtgctgagcgtgcctcgaagccgctcacgacaaacttggatcgaatttcgaagaccaccaaggaattgttggaacgaagaagggctttgaggcttgatctgAATGCATCGTATATTGAGCGATTAGTAGTATACACtggctgcagaaaagcgttgcaagaggatcttttgaaatacaggcagaagaagattctggaagcagcacaaagaacaACGAGTTTAAAGAAGTGCCACAGGGATCTCCGCAAATATAATATTCTGCTaacagccttgctgagcgaagacgggactccaTTACGGGGAGgctctactcgaaccttttcctttcatcaactcctgtgtcaagcccgatcattcCCACTGATGAAGCTCCACCACAGaatctcccttcggaagtacgagtcgctatcaagagcatga
- a CDS encoding hypothetical protein (NECATOR_CHRX.G23972.T2) yields MRNGWVSDALFPLNGTNISDCANYVYLGRELNMMNDLATELGRRRRAAWGVCKSIEDVVKKTKNTRLRAHLFNTTVFPALTYGSQTWAFRKQEENAVNAQLRER; encoded by the coding sequence atgcgtaacggatgggtctcggatgccctattcccgctcaacggaacgaacatatccgattGCGCCaactacgtttatctgggtcgggaattgaacatgatgaacgacctggctACTGAGCtaggcaggaggagacgagcggcttggggagtgtgtaagagcatcgaggatgtagtgaagaagaccaagaacacacggctccgtgctcacctcttcaacaccaccgtatttcctgctttgacctatggttcgcaaacctgggcatttcgcaagcaggaagaaaacgcggtgaacGCCCAATTGAGAGAGCGGTGA
- a CDS encoding hypothetical protein (NECATOR_CHRX.G23972.T1): MFMRNGWVSDALFPLNGTNISDCANYVYLGRELNMMNDLATELGRRRRAAWGVCKSIEDVVKKTKNTRLRAHLFNTTVFPALTYGSQTWAFRKQEENAVNAQLRER; the protein is encoded by the coding sequence atgttcatgcgtaacggatgggtctcggatgccctattcccgctcaacggaacgaacatatccgattGCGCCaactacgtttatctgggtcgggaattgaacatgatgaacgacctggctACTGAGCtaggcaggaggagacgagcggcttggggagtgtgtaagagcatcgaggatgtagtgaagaagaccaagaacacacggctccgtgctcacctcttcaacaccaccgtatttcctgctttgacctatggttcgcaaacctgggcatttcgcaagcaggaagaaaacgcggtgaacGCCCAATTGAGAGAGCGGTGA
- a CDS encoding hypothetical protein (NECATOR_CHRX.G23973.T1) — protein MVGVSRFTQVRDKIQSSLLLDEGQPCKQARFRKGFSWADHIHTVSKLNVVSRECKIPLCLTFIDLKKAFDTVETEAVVEALDNQGVPTKYIKVLRELHSNFTTGISPFYKDIIIDVKREVRRGDTILLKIFTATLENAVRKLEWKDMGLENAVRKLEWKDMGLENAVRKLE, from the coding sequence atggtaggagtatcccgtttcacgcaagtgagggacaagattcaaagttctctcctcttggatgaaggacagccatgcaagcaagcaaggtttcgaaaaggattcagctgggctgaccacattcacactgtttcgaaactcaacGTGGTGTCACGAGAATGCAAGAtaccgctctgtctcaccttcatcgacttgaagaaggcattCGAcacagttgagacggaagcggtcgtggaagccttggacaaccaaggtgtCCCTACTAagtacataaaggtgcttcgagagttgcacagcaacttcacgaccggaatttcgccattctacaaggatatcatcattgacgtgaagagagagGTCCGTCGGGGTGATACAATCTTACTCAAAATATTCAcggccaccctcgagaacgcagtaCGAAAATTGGAATGGAAGGACATGGGCCTCGAGAACGCAGTACGAAAATTGGAATGGAAGGACATGGGCCTCGAGAACGCAGTACGAAAACTGGAATGA
- a CDS encoding hypothetical protein (NECATOR_CHRX.G23974.T1) encodes MENIIYDFYSDLFDTYVHLPPDHLMEDRHVIPEVLPSDIRHAIMSVRNRTAPGPDRIRPEQLKNLPPVLINTLARLFTRYLSECKVPKQWKTSKTVLLYKKGDPHDIGNYRPICLLSGLQLNLDKTIFMRNGWVSDAQFSLNGTNLSDCTNYVYLGRELNMMNDLATELGRRRRAAWGVCKSIEDVVKKTKNTRLRAHLFNTTVFPALTYGSQTWAFRKQEKTR; translated from the coding sequence ATGGAGAatatcatctacgacttctactctgatctcttcgacacctacgtccacttgcctcctgaCCATCTGATGGAAGAcagacatgtcattccagaggttctcccgtccgacatacgacatgctatcatgtcggtaagaaatcgtacggcacccggtcccgacagaataagaccagaacaactgaagaaccttccgccagtactcatcaacaccctagcgaggctctttacacgttacctgtcggaatgcaaggttcctaaacagtggaagaccagcaagaccgtgttgctgtataaaaagggagatccacatgacatcggcaactatcgcccaatctgcttactgtccggtcttcagctgaatctagacaagacgattttcatgcgtaacggatgggtctcggatgcccaattctcgctcaacggaacgaacttATCCGATTGCACCaactacgtttatctgggtcgggaattgaacatgatgaacgacctggctactgagctgggcaggaggagacgagcggcttggggagtgtgtaagagcatcgaggatgtagtgaagaagaccaagaacacacggctccgtgctcatctcttcaacaccaccgtatttcctgctttgacctatggttcgcaaacctgggcatttcgcaagcaggaaaaaacgcggtga
- a CDS encoding hypothetical protein (NECATOR_CHRX.G23975.T1), which produces MDNIDEEYDRLVEHLHDCTQRAESFKTTKRHPSLKTLELIRQREAARAAGNQELTGGEKHPLCPSRLRQSQDKDDCSPEPKGNSHCIKKGMENIIYDFYSDLFDTYVHLPPDHLMEDRHVIPEVLPSDIRHAIMSVRNRTAPGPDRIRPEQLKNLPPVLINTLARLFTRYLSECKVPKQWKTSKTVLLYKKGDPHDIGNYRPICLLSGLQLNLDKTIFMRNGWVSDAQFSLNGTNLSDCTNYVYLGRELNMMNDLATELGRRRRAAWGVCKSIEDVVKKTKNTRLRAHLFNTTVFPALTYGSQTWAFRKQEKTR; this is translated from the exons atggacaacatagacgaggaatatgaccggctcgttgaacaccttcacgactgcacgcagagggctgagagttttaaaaccaccaagagacatCCTTCTCttaaaactcttgagctgatacgccagcgtgaagcagcacgagccgcagggaaccaagaactcac aggcggggaaaagcatccactatgcccgtcgagacttcgccagtcgcaagacaaggatgactgctctcctgaacccaaagggaacagccattgcatcaaGAAGGGGATGGAGAatatcatctacgacttctactctgatctcttcgacacctacgtccacttgcctcctgaCCATCTGATGGAAGAcagacatgtcattccagaggttctcccgtccgacatacgacatgctatcatgtcggtaagaaatcgtacggcacccggtcccgacagaataagaccagaacaactgaagaaccttccgccagtactcatcaacaccctagcgaggctctttacacgttacctgtcggaatgcaaggttcctaaacagtggaagaccagcaagaccgtgttgctgtataaaaagggagatccacatgacatcggcaactatcgcccaatctgcttactgtccggtcttcagctgaatctagacaagacgattttcatgcgtaacggatgggtctcggatgcccaattctcgctcaacggaacgaacttATCCGATTGCACCaactacgtttatctgggtcgggaattgaacatgatgaacgacctggctactgagctgggcaggaggagacgagcggcttggggagtgtgtaagagcatcgaggatgtagtgaagaagaccaagaacacacggctccgtgctcatctcttcaacaccaccgtatttcctgctttgacctatggttcgcaaacctgggcatttcgcaagcaggaaaaaacgcggtga
- a CDS encoding hypothetical protein (NECATOR_CHRX.G23976.T1) gives MAICTYNACTLASEAATEDLMMQTKKIKYDVIGMTETRRRHPLNAVYGNGEELSLGACDSRGVGGVGVLVNRSMTKNIDSFEQLTTRIGRLQMRRCGSTPALTIFVACAPTPSYEEEGVEALWRSSTEKIMPSTRS, from the coding sequence atggcgatctgtacttataacgcatgtacgcttgcatcggaagcggccaccgaagatctgatgatgcaaacgaagaagatcaagtacgacgtcatcggaatgaccgagacgagacgacgtcaccctctcaacgccgtatatggaaatggagaagaactgtcTTTAGGagcatgcgacagtagaggtgttggaggagttggcgtcctcgtaaACAGGAGTATGACAAAGAatatcgactctttcgaacaacttacgacccgaatcggacgtctgcagatgagaagatgtggttcaacaccagctttgactatcttcgtcgcttgcGCTCCAACACCAAGCTACGAGGAAGAAGGAGTCGAAGCTctttggagaagttctaccgagaagatcatgccttctacaaggtcataa
- a CDS encoding hypothetical protein (NECATOR_CHRX.G23977.T1) — translation MTQTKISSDWSYVANVIDRLVLIIFTMVNFIGTTVIIQNSPMLFDHSEPMKIGSATRPLSGDTFESAFDVNFTQESWWKNSGGL, via the exons ATGACACAAACGAAG atttcttcCGACTGGTCATATGTCGCCAACGTCATTGATAGGCTTGTTCTTATAATCTTTACTATGGTAAACTTTATTGGAACTACTGTCATTATCCAAAATTCTCCCATGTTGTTCGACCACAGCGAACCTATGAAAata ggTTCTGCAACTAGACCGCTTTCTGGAGACACGTTTGAAAGTGCTTTTGACGTCAATTTCACCCAAGAGAGTTGgtggaaaaattctggagGCCTCTAA
- a CDS encoding hypothetical protein (NECATOR_CHRX.G23978.T1), translated as MQRIVRPIQYYKSVHSRRFTPHDEGIGRENGKLPQYHRASPSLEGKGSKVGRMGSACFERQQQKSTMHDHKGRSCTINENRLLINLLCIS; from the coding sequence ATGCAGCGCATCGTACGACCAATTCAATACTATAAATCAGTCCATTCACGAAGATTCACGCCACACGATGAGGGAATTGGCAGAGAAAATGGAAAGCTCCCACAGTACCACAGAGCGTCACCCTCACTCGAGGGAAAAGGTTCAAAAGTTGGGCGCATGGGTTCCGCATGCTTTgaacgacaacaacaaaaatcaacgATGCACGATCACAAGGGTAGAAGTTGTACGATAAACGAGAACAGACTATTAATTAATCTGCTGTGCATTTCCTGA